A single region of the Ziziphus jujuba cultivar Dongzao chromosome 10, ASM3175591v1 genome encodes:
- the LOC125423351 gene encoding linoleate 13S-lipoxygenase 2-1, chloroplastic-like has protein sequence MMNPQVAKQTNAYQTLLLLPKPFVHGSCSRNGSLLTVPAGAKSSSFPRKQSRRVGFSPSTIKASAVVTPIAYTPSPVNVKAILTVQRTVGGFFSNIGFQGVLDDFKDLFGRSLLLELVSTELQPQTGEEKSIKGYAHKTNRDGKLALVTYEISFEIPAEFGRVGAVIIENEHHKEMFLKDIVLDGFPDGPVSLSCNSWLHSKYDNPRNRVFFTNKSYLPSETPSGLRRLREEELVILRGNGQGERKKFERIYDYDVYNDLGDPDSDADLKRPVLGGKYHPYPRRCRTGRPQCATDRFSESKSNDFYYVPRDEAFSEVKQITFSAKALYSGLHSLVPRLKALNDKDLEFPYFTAIDSLFDEGINLPPVKGDSFLKNILPRLIKAIEDSDDILQFETPETMDRDKFFWLRDAEFARQTLAGLNPCSIQLVTKWPLKSELDPEIYGSPESAITTEMIEKEIGGFMTVEEAIKQKKLFILDYHDLLLPYVSKVRKLKGTTLYGSRTLFFLNPDGTLRPLAIELTRPKIGEKPQWRQVFTPSWHATDVWEWRLAKAHVLAHDSGYHQLVSHWLRTHCVTEPYIIATNRQLSVIHPIYRLLHPHFRYTMEINALARSSLINADGVIEASFSPGKYAMELSSVAYDKQWRFDLQALPADLISRGMAVEDPAAPHGLKLTIEDYPFANDGLVLWDFIKKWVSDYVNHYYSDAAQIQSDEELQAWWTEILTVGHADKKDEPWWPELNTPQDLIDIITIIVWVASGHHAAVNFGQYLYAGYFPNRPTIARTNVPAEDCTRESWNEFLKRPEGALLKCFPSQVQATTVMVTLDILSNHSPDEEYLGKKSEAAWDEDPVIKAAFERFSGRLMLLEGIIDGRNADAKHFKNRTGAGVVPYELLKPFSEDGVTGKGVPYSISI, from the exons atgatgAATCCTCAAGTAGCCAAACAGACCAATGCCTACCAAACTCTGCTCCTACTGCCAAAGCCATTCGTCCATGGCAGCTGCAGCCGGAATGGTTCATTACTTACAGTCCCGGCAGGTGCAAAATCCTCCTCCTTCCCCAGGAAACAAAGTAGAAGAGTTGGCTTCAGCCCTAGCACCATAAAAGCTAGCGCTGTTGTGACTCCTATCGCTTACACCCCAAGCCCCGTCAACGTTAAAGCTATCCTGACCGTACAACGTACGGTCGGAGGTTTTTTCTCAAACATTGGTTTTCAGGGAGTACTCGATGATTTTAAAGATCTGTTCGGCAGATCTTTGCTCCTTGAGCTTGTTAGTACTGAGCTTCAGCCGC aAACTGGAGAAGAGAAGAGTATTAAAGGATACGCGCACAAAACCAACCGCGATGGTAAGTTGGCGTTGGTGACGTACGAAATAAGCTTTGAAATTCCAGCAGAATTCGGAAGGGTTGGTGCAGTTATAATAGAGAACGAGCACCACAAGGAGATGTTTCTCAAAGATATCGTGTTGGATGGCTTCCCTGACGGTCCCGTCAGTCTCAGTTGCAACTCTTGGCTTCACTCTAAGTATGACAACCCTCGTAATAGGGTCTTCTTTACCAACAAG TCGTACTTGCCATCAGAGACACCAAGTGGATTAAGGAGACTGAGAGAAGAAGAGCTGGTAATATTGAGAGGAAATGGGCAAGGAGAGCGAAAGAAGTTTGAGAGGATATATGATTATGATGTATACAACGATCTTGGTGATCCTGATAGCGATGCCGATCTCAAAAGGCCTGTCCTTGGTGGCAAATACCATCCCTACCCAAGACGCTGTAGGACTGGCCGACCACAGTGCGCAACTG ATCGATTTTCGGAGTCGAAGAGTAATGATTTTTATTATGTGCCACGGGATGAAGCATTCTCGGAGGTAAAGCAGATAACATTTTCTGCAAAGGCGTTGTATTCAGGACTGCATTCATTGGTTCCGAGATTGAAGGCCTTAAATGACAAGGACCTTGAATTCCCGTACTTCACAGCCATTGATTCCCTGTTTGACGAAGGCATTAATCTGCCTCCCGTTAAGGGAGATAGCTTTCTCAAGAATATCCTCCCTCGGCTAATCAAGGCTATAGAAGACAGCGATGACATTTTACAATTCGAAACCCCTGAGACTATGGACAGGGACAAGTTCTTTTGGTTACGGGATGCCGAATTTGCCAGGCAAACTCTCGCCGGTCTCAATCCTTGCTCCATCCAGTTGGTCACC AAATGGCCATTGAAGAGTGAATTGGACCCAGAGATCTACGGCTCTCCTGAATCAGCAATCACGACTGAAATGATAGAAAAAGAGATCGGAGGTTTTATGACCGTTGAagag GCAATAAAGCAAAAGAAGCTATTTATATTGGATTACCATGATCTGCTATTACCATATGTGAGCAAAGTAAGAAAGCTCAAAGGCACAACACTGTACGGATCTCGGACTCTGTTTTTCCTAAACCCAGATGGCACATTGAGGCCCCTGGCTATCGAGCTCACTCGCCCTAAAATTGGGGAAAAGCCTCAGTGGAGGCAAGTTTTCACACCCAGTTGGCATGCCACAGACGTCTGGGAGTGGAGGCTTGCCAAAGCACATGTCCTCGCCCATGATTCTGGTTATCACCAACTCGTTAGTCACTG GCTAAGGACACATTGCGTTACAGAGCCTTACATAATTGCCACCAATCGGCAACTCAGCGTGATACACCCAATCTATAGACTTTTGCACCCCCATTTCAGATACACGATGGAGATTAATGCTCTTGCTCGCTCAAGTCTAATCAACGCCGATGGCGTTATCGAAGCCTCATTCTCCCCTGGCAAATACGCCATGGAGCTCAGCTCTGTTGCCTATGACAAGCAGTGGCGGTTCGATCTCCAAGCCTTGCCAGCTGACCTTATTAGCag GGGAATGGCTGTGGAAGACCCAGCTGCCCCACACGGTCTAAAGCTGACAATTGAAGACTACCCTTTTGCCAACGACGGTCTGGTCCTATGGGATTTCATCAAAAAATGGGTCTCCGACTACGTCAACCACTACTACTCCGACGCCGCCCAAATCCAGTCTGACGAAGAGCTTCAAGCATGGTGGACGGAAATCCTAACGGTGGGTCACGCGGACAAGAAGGACGAGCCGTGGTGGCCGGAGCTGAACACCCCTCAGGACCTGATAgacatcatcaccatcatcgtTTGGGTGGCGTCGGGTCACCACGCGGCCGTGAACTTCGGACAGTACCTATACGCAGGGTATTTCCCAAATAGGCCGACGATTGCGAGGACCAACGTGCCAGCAGAGGATTGCACGAGGGAATCGTGGAACGAGTTCTTGAAGAGACCCGAAGGAGCTCTTCTGAAGTGCTTCCCGTCGCAGGTTCAAGCGACGACAGTGATGGTGACTTTGGATATATTATCCAATCATTCGCCCGATGAGGAGTATCTGGGGAAGAAGTCTGAGGCTGCGTGGGATGAAGATCCTGTCATAAAGGCCGCCTTCGAACGCTTCAGTGGCCGGTTGATGTTGTTAGAAGGGATTATTGACGGTAGGAATGCTGACGCGAAGCATTTCAAGAACAGAACCGGAGCTGGTGTTGTTCCTTATGAACTTTTGAAGCCCTTTTCTGAGGATGGAGTCACTGGCAAAGGCGTTCCCTATAGcatctccatttga